The DNA sequence AAAGGTCAGCGTTTCAATGGTTTAGTTAACGGCTTTCCCTTACACTGTCCCCCAAGCTCAACCAAGGACATCCCCTATGACAATGCCAGACCCAACAGCACAAACCGATCAGGCGGCCAGAGACGATTTACTCGCCCGCGTCATCGACATTGTCAGCCATCCCGAGGCGGAGGAGCTACCCTCCCTCGGCTTTATCAGCGACTATTCCGATGCCGACCTGGCCGACCTGCTGGAGTCGGTGAGCGACCAGTATCGTTCGCCCATCTGCCGTAAGATCCCTATCGACCGCGGCTGGCCCATATTGCACCTGCTGCACTATGAAACCGCCCGCCACGTCTTAGATCTGCTCAGCCCCGAGCAGCTACAAGGGCTGGCACGGCGCATCTCTGAGATAGATATCCTCACCTTCGCCGAGATTCTGCCCGGCGACATAGTCGAAGACTATCTGGATCAGCAAGAAGCCCTCACCACGGAGCAGATGCAGCAGGCGCTGAGCTACCAGGATGAGGCCGTCGGCCGTTACCTCAACAACAATATTCTGCGCTCGCGTCCAACCGCCACGGTCGGCCGGGTGCTGGAGCGCCTGAACAAGCAGAAGCAGCGGGAGTATGTGGCCGTGTATGGCGTCGATGCCGAGGGACAGTTCCACGGCGGCTGTACCCTGGAGCAGCTCTATCGTGAGGATCCCGCCACGCCATTGTCTGAGTGTCTCACCGAACTCGAGGCCGTAGGCGACGAGCTGGATATCACTCAGGCGGCGCAGCAGTTTAATCCGGCGGCAGGCTTTGCCTGGGTGCCGGTGGAGAAAGGCGGCAAGATCATCGGCGCCATCGCCCTGTCGACCCTGATGCACCGCCTCAAGGAGCGAAGCCTGGAGGTGCTGGTGTCTGAGACCCCACAGGATGAGGAAGACCTCTTCACCCCGGTTGGCGTGGCGGCGCGCATGCGAGCCATCTGGCTGACCACCAACCTGCTGACGGCCTTTCTCGCCTCCTGGGTGATCGGCCTGTTTGGCGACGCCCTGCAACAGGTGGTGGCCCTGGCCATACTCATGCCGGTAGTCGCCAGCATGGGCGGCATCGCCGGCAGTCAGACCCTGGCGGTGGCCCTTCGGGGTATCGCGCTGAACCACTTGAAGCGCAGCAACCTCACCCTGCTGCTGGACAAGGAGCTGAAGATCGCCGCCTTCAACGGCGTGCTACTGGGCGCCCTCATAGGTGTGGTGGTCAGTTGGTGGTTCTCCTCCCTGGCGCTGGGGGGCATCATCTTCGTGGCCATCGTCTTCAACAGCCTGGCGGCGGCCTCGTCGGGTACGGTTATTCCCTTTTTGCTCAAGCAGATGCGTATCGACCCTGCGGTGGCGGGCTCGGTGATCCTCACCACAGTCACAGACGTGGTGGGCTTCTTCATCTTCCTCGGCCTGGGTAGCCTGCTCCTGCTGAGCTAGCCCTAGACTTGGTGTTGATATGAGTCGAGGCATGCGGCGTAGCACAAGACGGCGCGGCGAAACCTGACATAGGTAAGGTTAATAGGCTCGAATCTGTGGTAAAACACCCGGCATTCGAAAACGGTGGGCAGGATAAAACCTGCCCATCTGGTTAAACAAGATATGGAACCGATGAAAGCATTGTTTCAAAAGTGGCCCTTTCCCCCCGCTCAGGCGATCTTCTTTGTCGCCGGCGCCCTCTGTCTGACACCGGTGATCTCCTCCCCCATCGCCCTGGTGATCGGCTTCACCCTGGCAAGCCTAGGTTTGGTACCCCACAATCTGGATATCGGCGCCCTGACCAAGAAGCTGCTGGCCTACGCCATTATCGGTCTCGGCTTCGGCATTCAGCTCGACGCTGCCATCAGCGCCAGCAGCCAAAATATCGGGCTGATCTTAGGCTCTATCGTATTCACCCTGCTGCTGGGGACTGCCCTGGGTAGACTGCTCAGAGTCGATGCCAAGCTGAGCCATATGATCGCCTCGGGCACCGCCATCTGTGGTGGCAGCGCTATCGCCGCTGTGGCCCCGGCCATCAAGGCAGACAGCCAGGATACGGCCATAGCGTTGGCGACCGTGTTCGTGCTCAACTCCATCGCCCTATTTCTGTTTCCGGCCCTCGGGCATCTGTTGCAGCTGAGTCAGTATCATTTTGGGGTATGGAGCGCCATCGCCATCCACGACACCTCGTCGGTCGTGGGCGCCGCCTCGGCCTATGGTGACGAGGCGCTGCGCACCGCCACCACGCTCAAGCTGGCCAGGGCCCTGTGGATAGTGCCGGTGGCGCTGGTGAGTGCCATGGCGTTTGGCGGCAATCGACGCAAGATCGCCGTGCCTTTCTTTATCCTCTTCTACTGTCTCGCCATACTGCTGGCGCACTTCCTGCCTCAGGGGCAGGTGCTGTATGACGGCATCTTTGCCTTGTCTAAGCGGGTGTTGGTGCTGTGTCTGTTTATGATCGGCGCGGGGATCACCATAGGTAAGATGCGCCAGGCGGGAATGCGGCCGATGGCCCTGGGATTACTGCTTTGGCTGATTATCGGCGCGGGTTCTCTGCTCTACATCATCAACTTTAGCTGAGACGCTGTAGCGCCACACCAGGGTCACTATGGTGATAAAGGCCACCAGCTCCACCAGGGATCGGGTTAGCCCTGTGGTGAGCCAGGACGCCAACAGGAAGGCGCAACATAAAAGCACTAGCCACTTCTTCATCTTTGCCTCCTTATATTTGACCAAATGGTCTGGCGAAATGATCGAGTGGCTATTATTTATTGCCGCCGAAATCTCAGCAAATATCCGTTTTTACTAACAAATAGCTGAATCGGCTAAGCACTAAATCGACTAACTTATGACGGCGTAGGGATCCTTATCGGCGTCGCTGTTCCATTGATATTCGGTGAGCGTCTCTATCTTCCGCGCCTGAGCCTCGCCATAGGTTTGGGCGATATAGAAGAGGGCTGCATCTATCCCCGCCGACACGCCGGATGAGGTGAGGAAACGGCCATCGTCCACCCAACGGGCGCTGGGCTGCCAGATAACCTTGTCGTTTAATCCTGTCACCCAGGTATAGGCCATCTTGTTGGTGGTGGCGCTCACGCCATCGAGCAGATCGGCCTTGGCCAATAAGGCCGCGCCGGTACAGACGGAGAACACCTTGTTAGAGACCTTCACCTGACGCCTCAGCCAGTCCAACAGGCGAGTGTCGTCCACCAGCTTGCGCGTGCCCATGCCGCCGGGGACCAGCAGGAGATCGCACTCGACCACCTCATCGAGCTGGCGATCGGCCACCACTCGCGGCCCCTGATAGCTGCGCACGATAGACTGGGGGCCGATAAGGGTGATCTCGACGCTGGGCAGATGCCCCAACATCTCTAGCGGGCCATGAAGATCTAAGGTTTCATAGTCGTCAAACACCAGGGCCAGCACCTTGAGCGGCGCCTGGGGTTGATCACCCGACGGTAAATGCTGCTGTATTTGATTCGACGTCGGACTCGCGGCAAAAAGCTTAGGGGAGAGACCGGCGGCGAATACCGCGCCGCCGGCCAGGATAAATTCTCGTCTGTTCATCTATGAGTTAAGCCAGTTTAGGTAAGAGGTTGGCGCCAGTGTAACCGCCCACGACGCGCCATACAGCGCGGCATGGGACTTCTGCTAGCCAGCGCGCAAATCCTGTGAAACCTTGATGCCTGATCCAGATCAGTAGAAAGGCGTAGGATCCACATCCAAACTGCTGGGCGACACGCCGCGCTCGATGAAGAGATCCGATTTAAGCAGATCCACCATGGTCACCTCGGTGTAATGCTTATGCTTCACCGAATAGAAGGTCTTGAGCACGGGATGCAGGGCGTCTCTGTCTTTCGCCTCCCAGACGATGCCAATCCGACCGTCAGAGAGCTGCACCAGTGAACCCACGGGGTAGATACCGACGCAGCGGATAAACTCATACACCAGCTTCTCATCCAGATGGAAGGGGGTCAGGCTGAGTAGAATCTTAAAGGCGGCAGCCGGGCTCATCGCCTCCTTGTAGCAGCGAGTCGCGGTCAGGGCGTCGAAGATATCCACGATACAGCTCATGCGGCCATGGAGGGAGATCTCCTCTCCCTTTAGACCATTGGGATAGCCCTTGCCATCGAGCTTCTCGTGGTGCATCAGACAGACGTCGCGGCTGATCTGCGACAGATCCTCTGTCTCGGCCAGGATCTCCTGAGCATAGACCTGATGCAGCTTCATATGCTCAAACTCTTCCGGCGTCAGGCGCCCCGGCTTGTGCAGTATGCGATTATTGACGCGCACCTTGCCGATATCGTGCAAGATACCGCCCACCGCTAACTGTTTGAGCACGCTACGCTTAAGCTTGAGATAGCGACCAAAGGTCACCAGCAGGAAGGCCACATTGATGGAGTGTTCCAGCAGGTAGGCATCTTTAGAGCGCAGGGCCGAGATACACTTGAAGGCGTCGGCATCGAGCATGACGGATTCGAGCATCTTGTCCGCCAGCGCCTCGAAGGGCTCTACCTTGACCGCCTTACCCTCGAAGGTCTCGGACAAGACCTTCTTGACCAGATCTTTCGCCTCGCTCATCAGGCGTTTGGCCTTCTCCTGGGACTGATCCCGGGTCAGGCGTATTATCTTCTCCGGCTCTTGTTTCGGCCTGAGTCCACACTCTGGCGCCGACCTTTCTACGTCGACCCAGACATACTCGATACCGTTACGCACCAGCTTATCTATGGCTTGTCGATCTTTAATCTGTCCCGGATTGGTGATATTGACTCTTCCCTGATGATCGATAGCCGCAACATACATACCCAGCGCCAGGTTTGGCACCGGCACCTTCATGACATCCGCTTTTTCGTTCACACTTTCGGTCATACCGCTTTCCAAAAAATCACCCGGTTTTCGCATCCGCTCCTTTTTAGCCTAGTCTAAATCCCTTAGCTTCGGTGCGATTGCCTGTGAAAACACTGTGATAGGAGGAAATTATAGTATGCCTGGGCGCGGCAGAACGCCAGAGGCCGGCGAGGATAGTTTCAGGCTGAAGGCCGATTTATCCCCATTTGCCGGCCCCCGAAAATGATGCAAGTTTTTGTAAAGCAAAGACTAATATACTGCTACAAGAAGGTACACTCGATGGCGTCGATCAACCAACGACGACGGGCACAATTAACGCAGGAACGCTCGATATCATCCACCTGCTCATCCTCATCGTCGGCGATGAAGCCGTCGCACTCAGCCGCCAGTTGTCGCGAGGCGGCATAGTCTTCCCCGGTTATGGTCAGTTGCCAGCGCCCCTGGCGTAGTTCAAATGCTTGCTGCATCTTGCTCCTCATCGACTTTACTGTGTGGGCCGTTAATAGTGTTTCAGCTGCTGCTTGAGGGCGTTGCGCCAGCGGCCCTGATCCTCATACACCAGTAGAGAGACCTGATGATCCCGATAGACGGCCTTGACCTTGCCAGACAGATAGAGGAGCGTCTTGAAGCAGAGCTGCTCGCCGCTATTGCTGAGCACACGGTCGACCCCGGTCAGCTCGATCGCCTCACCGACCGAGAGTGACACCTCGCCCGCCTCTAGGCCGGGCAGGTTAAACTGCCCCTTGATGCGACCATCGTTGCCCTGCAGCCTAAGTCCCAGCCCCGCGAGTGCACCTATGATCCCCTGCCCAGTGCCGCCATGTTCACTCAGGTGTATGCCAAGCAGCTCGGCCAGGGCGTAGGCTTGCGCCTTGGTCTTCACCTCTTCCTTAGCCTGCTCGCCGAAGGCGATGAGCGCCTCACGATCACATGAATGCTGCAGATCCAGCAGGGCGATGCCGGGGTCGGACGCCGCGGCGCTCTCGCTACGCAGATGGGCCACGGCTATCTCTAATATCTCATCCTGAGACTTAGCGGTGCGCACCTGAAAACACATGGCGCTGTTATGGGAGGTGTAGGGAATATCAGGGTGCACATAGAGCTGATGCCTAGTCACGAAGGCGCAGCGGCTCAGGTGATTATCGCTCAGCAGATGCGCTATCTCCTCGGCGATCTCCCCGGTTCCCTTGGTGCCGATATCATCGGTATCGTCGATGCACACCAACCAAGATCTCAACCCAGATGCTCTCACCATGCTTATATCTCCTCTCTATCAATCAGGTCGTGGCTACGCAGTCGCTCCAGTACGGGCGGCACCAACATGGCCGCCAACAGGGCGAAGAAGCTGCCAAACAACAGGCTCTTACCGAACTGTAGCGCCACCACTTGGGTGCTCAGCCCCGCCAGCAGCCCCTCGATAAGCCCCTTGCTGGCCCAGGCCAGGGTGCCCACCAGCGCCAGTATGATGCAGCGCCACTTGAGCGCCAGCAGGCTGGGCAGTAGCAGCAGGCAGATATCCATGGCGATAGCCGGCAGGCCAAACTTCACCAGCAGGAAGGGACCGCCCTTGCCGACGCCCAGGGTCATGGCCATCATGCCCGCCAACAGGCCACACAGGCTGATGGCACCGCGCTTACCCACGGCGCCATAGCAAATTAAATAGAAGAAGCTCATCAGGAACATGGAATGTCCCGACAGCCCTAGTTTTAGCCTCAGCATCCCCTTCAGCGCCACCAGCAGGGTGGCACAGAAGCCGATAAACAGGGCGTCATTTAGGTTGAATCCTTTATTGTTCATACGCTTGGTTCTCACTAATAGGGCCAGTGGGTCGGCTTGGGATGACGACCAAACTGGCGCAGCCTGGCCGCTGTGGCCATCTGCTTGGATAGTTTTAACAGCTGGATCAGCAGCGGATAGAGCACGCAGTAGATCAGCTCGCGCCAATGCTTGGGACGCCACAACGACTTGAGGCGAATGTTGGCGCCGCGCATCACCTGCATCTGATAGATCTCCCGCGTCTCCTGCCCTAGGTAAGGCAAGATGCCGAAGCAGGCGGCCAGCACGAAGGCCCACTTGTGGGGCAGACAGAAGCTGAGCACCTCGCCGATTCGCTGGGGCGAGCAGGCCACCGACAGCCACCAGCCGGGGATCATGGCCATCAAGATGCGGCACACGGCGATAATCCCCTCGGGTAGACGCTCGAGTCCGTGCAGCAACAGATAGAGCAGGCTAGTGATCGCCAACTGACTGGTGAAGATCACCAACAGCCCCCTGAGTCGCCCGCCCAGGTAACGACCCTGTATCAGCAACAGCAAGTTCGCCAGGCCCAGGTAATGCAGCCATGACTGGGGCAACAGGAAGGCGCAACTGGAGAGCCCCAGGGCGAGAAGGATGGCGAGCGCGCACCAGCGGGTATCGTTGACCGCGAAGTGGCGTTTAGCACGGCGCACTCCAGGCGCGCGCACGCCGCGTCTAGCCCACACGTGAATACGCCTGTGGCGAGGCCGAGAGAGATTCGAGACGCCCATCCACCACCCGCCAGAGGCGATCCACCGGCAGCGCCGCAATCGGCCTGTGACTGGCGATCACCAGGGCTGTGCCCTGACGGCTCAGCTCGGTCAGCAGCGCCACTATCTTGTCGGTGAAGTGCTCGTCCAGCCCGGCGAACGGGTCATCCAGTAGCAGTAGCTTGGGCCTGAGACAGGCTAGCGACGCCAGGGCGATCAGATGCTGCTGACCGTAGGAGAGCGTATGAGGCGAGTGCCGCGCCAATGTAGTCAACCCAAGTTGCCCCAGGAGTTCGATGGCCCGCTCCAGCGGCAAGCCGAAACGCTTGAGGCTAAACTGCATCTCCTCGATAACGGTATTTTCAAACAGCTGTCGACTCGGCCGCTGGTGCAGCAAGGCAAGGTCGGCGCCGAAGCGTCCCAACTTGGGCTTCTTGCCAAACACCTTGATGCCCAAGGGATCGATATCCGCCTGAATACCGGCCAGACTCTTGAGCAGGGTACTCTTGCCGCAGCCGTTGTCGCCCACCAGGGCGGCAATCTCACCGGGGAAGAGCAGCAGGGAGTCGGCGTCGAACAGCTTCTGGCGCTCACGAAACGCTAAGGTAAAGCCATGACTGTCGATGACGGCGCTACCCTGCGGCCAGGCCGGCGACTCGCGCCAACTTACCTGCTCCGAAGTCGCTTCACACTCCGCCGGCGCTAACGCCTGCAGTTGGCCCTGACTGAGCTGCCATCTGTGGGTAACCAGATCCTTGAAGACGCCTCTGTGATGCTCGACGATCAACAGAGCCACGCCCTGCTGCTTGAGTTGGTGGAGCACGGCCGACAGCTCGGCCACTCCCTGATCGTCCAGCTGCGCCCAGGGCTCATCGAGCAACAAGAGGTCTGGCTCGAGCACCAGCTGGGCGGCGATCATCAGGCGATAACGCTGTCCCAGAGAGAGGCTGGCGATGGGCGTGTCTAGGCTGATATAGAGGCCGACCCGTCTTAGGGCCGAGCGCACCTGCAGCAGCATCTCACTGCTGGCGACGCCTAAGTTTTCCAGGGCGAAGGCCACCTCGGCCCCCAGCGTCTGGCGCAGCAGCTGCACATTGGGGTCCTGCATCACCACGCCCAGGGTCGCCCCCTCGGCGATCTCACGCTCCCCCTCCCAGGGACGCTCCAGGATCCCCTGCAGCAGCTTGAGCAGAGTCGACTTACCACAGCCGGTGTAGCCGTGGATCAGGTGACACTCGCCGGCCGCTATGGTCAGATTAAGATCCTCAAACAGCGGCTGCGCCGCTGTCTGGAAGTTAAAATGGATCTGACTGAGTCGCACCAGGGCCATGGTTTATGCCTATAGCTGCCAGTTCACGCCCAGGAACAACTGACGACCCGCCTGAGGCAGCCCCTCGCTCTGATAGTAACGCTCATCGAGCAGGTTAGTGGCTCTGAGGTAGACAGACAGGGCGTCACCCGCGATAGGCTGGCTCAGCTTGAGATCCACCAGTGTGTAGTCATCCAGCGACTTCTCCACCAGCTGTTTCTGACCGGCCACCTTCTCTTCGGTGTGGAACACCTGGCCCATGATGTGCTCGATATTCAGGTTGATGCGGGTCGCAAAGCTAAACTCGTAATCCGCCTGCAGCCTGAATTTATGACGCGGACGGTACTCTAAGGTATCCAGTCCCGGCGCCGCATCCTTGTCTTCACTATCGAGGAAGCTGTAGCCGAAGCTCAGCGACAGGTTATCGATGCTCTGATCGCGTACCAGGAAGTCGACCCCCTTGAACTGATAGCGGCCCATGTTCTGATAGATGCCATCGACATCCTTGGCGATATAGTTGTCCGCATCCGTGTAGTAGGCCGCCAGGCTCAGATCTGTGTTGCTACCCAGCCCCTGTGCCAGACTCAGCTCCAGGTGTTTAGAGGTCTCAGATTGCAGATCTTGGTTACCCGACGAGAGTGAGTAGAGGTTGCGCATCGATGGGAAACGCACCTTACGGGCCACACCCAGATTGAGGCGAGTCGCTTCGGCGGCCTGCCAGTAGGCTGAGGCCTGCGCCGAGTAGTCGGACTCATCTTCACGCACACGTTGCTGCTCGTGTAGGGCGCCGCCCAGGCTGGCACCGATACTATCCTGTTGATACTGATATTCCGCCGCCAGGGTGTAGAGCCAGGACGAATCGTCGAATGACTCGGCGCCGCCAGAGCCATTACCACCGCCCGTGCCACCGCCGGTTCCTGAGCCAGAACCGCCACCTGTGCCAGATCCGCTACCCGACCCTGTTCCACTGCCTGAACCCGAACCGCTACCGGTTCCCGATCCCGAGCCTGATCCGCCCCCAGTACCTGAGCCCGAACCACCTCCAGTTCCTGTTCCAGATCCGCTGCCGGAGCCAGATCCTAAACCACTACCTGAACCACTGCCGGTGCCACTTCCTGTGCCTGTGCTGCCGGTATCTATCTGATTACTCTCTGACTCCCAGCTCTGGTGCTCGGCGATCAGGGCGCCGGTCAGCAGGTGACCCTTATCGAAGTCGGCGATCAGCTGCAGGTTACCGCCGCTGACCACAGAGCGGCCGTCCAGGCTCTGCTGCAGGCCGGCGAAACTGTCATCCAGATAACGGTTTTCCAGCACGTCAGACTGATTCTGGTAGATGAAGCCCCTCAGGGTCAGCAGCTCGTTGAATCTATGGGCCAGACCCAGTTGCACCGTATGGGCATCATAGTCGTCGACGCGTTCAAATTTGGCCTTACCAGAGGTTGTGCCATCGACGGCGGGCTTGCCCCACTCGCCGCTACGCAGGCTGAGGTTTGCCATCAGCTGGGTATTGTCCGACAGCCAGTAGCTGCCCTGGGCAAACAGGTTGTTGATCGTCTTGTCGCTGTTGAAACGGGTATCGCCCTGCTGCACCTCGGTATCCGGCTGATCGCCAGACACAGGCCAGCCATCGGTCTGCTGACGCGACAGCGATACCAGCCCCTGCCAGCGTTCGCCCGAGCCCGCCACTGTGACGTCGCCGTTGAAGGTATCGTTTTCGCCGCCCTCTAGATGGCCGGAGAAGCCGGGCACATCGGCGCCCTGTTTAGTGCGGATGTTGATCACGCCGCCGGCGCCGCCCGGACCATAGAGCACAGAGGTTGGGCCCATGGAGACGGTGACCGAGGCGATCTGGCTGGCAGGCACCACGCTAGGATCGAACTGACCATCTTCGGCGCCATTGGCCGGCACGCCGTTGATCAGATAGATGACGTGTCTGGCCTTAAAGCCGCGCACATCGACCCTGGGCGTGCCCTGGCCACCGGTACGCACATAGACGCCAGGGGCATTCTTCAGTACCTCGTCCAGGCTCTGGGCACCCATGGCCTGAATTTCATCGGCACTGATGGTCCAGCTACTCGTGGTCTGTTGCAGCGGCGTCGGCTTCTCGCCGGTCACCACTATGACTTCGGCCACATCTAAAATGGGCTCGTGTTTGACTTCCTCGGCCATGACCAGAGGACTGGCGGCAACCGCGGCTGCCACGAGTGATAATTTGAGACTGATTGGTTTGTTTTTCATGTTTTCATCGCTGTGTCATTTCCCTATGGCCGTCATTCTTCCGGCTTACACCTGTAGCAACAAGCTAACGAAAACCAAAAACAAACCCAGATCGACAAATTTGAACAAATGCCGCGGTGACGACGATAGGCAAGGGACATTTTGTCCAGTGTAAAGCCTTGATTAGACAAAAATACACAGGCTTGAAATGCTTCCGAAAAAACTGACAAATCTCTCTTTTCTTGGACAAGCTCACAGCTTAACCGCCTGTAACTTGACAGCTAACAGTCGGCACATTAATTTGTGGTAAAGATTCTTATTACCAATTCAGATAAGTCTCACATTCGCCGCGTTTGATGTCCTTAACCCGCCCTCAAACTCACGCACTTTTTTACCAGGTTGGAGTATTTCTTGAGCGTTTCCTCGCTGCCACAGGCCATACAATCCTTATCCCGCAAACTCGAAAAACTCGACATACACCCCCAGGGTGAGCCGATCATTCAGTTGTCGGTGACGGCCTGTGTAATGCCGATGATCGCCTGGATCGCCAGCCAACCTTGTTATCCCAGGATCTACTGGCATGGCCGCGACACCCAGGAAGAGGTCGCCGCTCTGGGGTGCTGTAAAGATTTCATCTTCGAAGATGCGGTAGACGACAACCAGCTTTCCCAGGCCTATCAGACCCAGAGGTCACTCTCGACCAACCAGGAGATACGCTACTACGGCGGCGTCGCCTTCGATCGTCATACCGAGTGCTGGCCCGAGTATGGCCGCGCCCATTTCATCCTGCCCAGGGTCGAGCTGAGACGCAGTGGCGATGAATACAAGCTGCTGGTCAACCTCAATGTCGAATCCGGCGATATCGAGCAGGAGCGTAACCTGGCGCTGCAGGCCCTCGCCGCTTTGGTACCACCCAAGCCGCTGGCGCCACCGAACAAGATCCAGCTGCTGAGTCGCAGCGATCGTCCCAACAAGCTGCGCTGGCACGAGCTGGTCAACCAGGTCACCCATGACAGGTTTATTCAAGATACGCCTAAGGTGGTGCTGTCACGTCTGACGCAACTTGAGGTGAACGAGAAGGTGGATCCCTGGATGCTGCTGGCCAGCTGGCAGGGTCGCAACCAGAACAGTTTTCAATTTGGCTTTCAGTTCAGCCCGGAGAGCGCCTTTATCTCCTGCACGCCGGAGCGTCTCTACCGACGTCGCCAGCGCGAGGTATTTACCGAGGCCTTAGCGGGCACCACCACACGCGGACTCAACGAGGCCGAAGATGCCATGCTGGCGCAGCAGTTGCTGGACGACACCAAGAACAGCCATGAGAACCAGCTGGTGCGCGAGCATATCGTCGATGCCCTGACCCCACTGAGCAACTATGTGGGCGCCGACGAGCTGGCCAAGGTGTTTAAGCTGAGCCACATCCAGCATCTACACAGAGCCATTCGCGCCGAACTCAAGCCTGGGGTGAACGATTTTCAGATCCTGCAGGCCCTGCACCCCACCCCTGCCGTGGGCGGCCTGCCAAAGGCTTCAGCCATCAACTTTATTCGCCAGCGAGAAGGCTACACCCGTGGCTGGTATGCCGGTGCCTGTGGCTACTTCAACAAGTATGAGAGCGAGTTTGCGGTGGCGATTCGTAGTGCGCTGATCGAACCCGGACGCATCAACTTGTTTGCCGGTGCGGGGATCGTCTCGGGCTCTGAGGCCGAGGCGGAATGGAACGAGCTGGAGAATAAGCTCAAGACCATAATGTCGATCCTGACAGAGGTCTAGGTTAGTTAACTGTCGGCACCCGGGCGCGATAGCTGATGTTGGCCTGAAACAGCCTGTCCAGCTCGCCACTCTCGGCCATACGCGCCATAACACTGTTGAAGATCGCCTTCAGACGCTTGCCCTTCGGAGTCTGGGGAAAGACGAAAAACACCTCTGGATTCAACACGTTTTCCTTTATCACATACTGCTGCGGCCGATTCAGCTGGCTGGCGAGTCCCTGCAGGGAACGCTTGTAGTCGAGCACGGCGTCTATCTTGCCGTTGTTGACATGGTTAAGCATCTGCAGCAGATCGCTGCCCTCCTCGTAATACATGGGCACCTTGATGAAGGTGTCGTAGCGATACTCCAGCAGCGCCTTCACCTTCTTCTTTTTCAGGCTGTTGATATCCTGCCAGATGGCCGCCAGCTCTGGGGTGAGGGCCGCGTCCACCTGATCGACCTCTACCGGCAGGTCGCAGTAATAGTCGGGTTTGACTTCGTCGATGTAGAAGCCCAGCCCCACATCGACCTTTTGCTGCTGCACCATGTAGAGGGCACGGGAGAAAGGCACGAAATCTATCGAAATTTTCCACTTGGGGGCGGGGAAGGCACTTTGCAGCAGCGCGAGATAATAACCCTTGCCATCGGGCGTGCTGTAACCGGGCCAGTTGCCGGTCACGACAGTGATCTCTTCCACCTCTTCGGACACGGCGCGCCAGGGCGTGCTCACTAACAGGCAGGCGCATAAGATGACCACAAGATAACGCCAAGATCTCATCGGCCCCCTCCTCGAAATCATGGTGATAGTCCACCAAGTGTAGTCTCTTTATGTGGTCCAAGCGGGAGCCGGGCAGAGAAAACTGCGCAAAATCCTTGCTCATTTGGTCTTAATGACTATAATTTGC is a window from the Shewanella loihica PV-4 genome containing:
- a CDS encoding energy-coupling factor transporter transmembrane component T, with protein sequence MWARRGVRAPGVRRAKRHFAVNDTRWCALAILLALGLSSCAFLLPQSWLHYLGLANLLLLIQGRYLGGRLRGLLVIFTSQLAITSLLYLLLHGLERLPEGIIAVCRILMAMIPGWWLSVACSPQRIGEVLSFCLPHKWAFVLAACFGILPYLGQETREIYQMQVMRGANIRLKSLWRPKHWRELIYCVLYPLLIQLLKLSKQMATAARLRQFGRHPKPTHWPY
- a CDS encoding YeiH family protein; the encoded protein is MKALFQKWPFPPAQAIFFVAGALCLTPVISSPIALVIGFTLASLGLVPHNLDIGALTKKLLAYAIIGLGFGIQLDAAISASSQNIGLILGSIVFTLLLGTALGRLLRVDAKLSHMIASGTAICGGSAIAAVAPAIKADSQDTAIALATVFVLNSIALFLFPALGHLLQLSQYHFGVWSAIAIHDTSSVVGAASAYGDEALRTATTLKLARALWIVPVALVSAMAFGGNRRKIAVPFFILFYCLAILLAHFLPQGQVLYDGIFALSKRVLVLCLFMIGAGITIGKMRQAGMRPMALGLLLWLIIGAGSLLYIINFS
- a CDS encoding DJ-1/PfpI family protein, with product MNRREFILAGGAVFAAGLSPKLFAASPTSNQIQQHLPSGDQPQAPLKVLALVFDDYETLDLHGPLEMLGHLPSVEITLIGPQSIVRSYQGPRVVADRQLDEVVECDLLLVPGGMGTRKLVDDTRLLDWLRRQVKVSNKVFSVCTGAALLAKADLLDGVSATTNKMAYTWVTGLNDKVIWQPSARWVDDGRFLTSSGVSAGIDAALFYIAQTYGEAQARKIETLTEYQWNSDADKDPYAVIS
- a CDS encoding HD-GYP domain-containing protein, yielding MTESVNEKADVMKVPVPNLALGMYVAAIDHQGRVNITNPGQIKDRQAIDKLVRNGIEYVWVDVERSAPECGLRPKQEPEKIIRLTRDQSQEKAKRLMSEAKDLVKKVLSETFEGKAVKVEPFEALADKMLESVMLDADAFKCISALRSKDAYLLEHSINVAFLLVTFGRYLKLKRSVLKQLAVGGILHDIGKVRVNNRILHKPGRLTPEEFEHMKLHQVYAQEILAETEDLSQISRDVCLMHHEKLDGKGYPNGLKGEEISLHGRMSCIVDIFDALTATRCYKEAMSPAAAFKILLSLTPFHLDEKLVYEFIRCVGIYPVGSLVQLSDGRIGIVWEAKDRDALHPVLKTFYSVKHKHYTEVTMVDLLKSDLFIERGVSPSSLDVDPTPFY
- a CDS encoding magnesium transporter — its product is MTMPDPTAQTDQAARDDLLARVIDIVSHPEAEELPSLGFISDYSDADLADLLESVSDQYRSPICRKIPIDRGWPILHLLHYETARHVLDLLSPEQLQGLARRISEIDILTFAEILPGDIVEDYLDQQEALTTEQMQQALSYQDEAVGRYLNNNILRSRPTATVGRVLERLNKQKQREYVAVYGVDAEGQFHGGCTLEQLYREDPATPLSECLTELEAVGDELDITQAAQQFNPAAGFAWVPVEKGGKIIGAIALSTLMHRLKERSLEVLVSETPQDEEDLFTPVGVAARMRAIWLTTNLLTAFLASWVIGLFGDALQQVVALAILMPVVASMGGIAGSQTLAVALRGIALNHLKRSNLTLLLDKELKIAAFNGVLLGALIGVVVSWWFSSLALGGIIFVAIVFNSLAAASSGTVIPFLLKQMRIDPAVAGSVILTTVTDVVGFFIFLGLGSLLLLS
- a CDS encoding DNA-binding protein; amino-acid sequence: MRSWLVCIDDTDDIGTKGTGEIAEEIAHLLSDNHLSRCAFVTRHQLYVHPDIPYTSHNSAMCFQVRTAKSQDEILEIAVAHLRSESAAASDPGIALLDLQHSCDREALIAFGEQAKEEVKTKAQAYALAELLGIHLSEHGGTGQGIIGALAGLGLRLQGNDGRIKGQFNLPGLEAGEVSLSVGEAIELTGVDRVLSNSGEQLCFKTLLYLSGKVKAVYRDHQVSLLVYEDQGRWRNALKQQLKHY